taccGGCCAACGAAAACTCAACGCAATTTGGAAtttgaaatgaatattaatttatgcacaggcaatttgaatttgaattcgcTCTCCATGCCACAAACagcgacaaacaaacaaaaacaatgggGCTGCGAGGGGTTAAGGGCTGCGGCCccgaaaagtaggcaatgGAATTTTGAATGGGAAActgcaaaagttttgcttGTTTGCCGTCGAACGCTTGAATATTTATATGGCTATTTAAGCACCGAGTAAGAAGCAAGGCCCTGAGCAATGCGAGTTGAAGGACTTGGGTCGCTGCTCCACATCCGCATCTTCCACATCCCTTGGCCCACATTTGCCTGCCCCATTCGGTTATAGAAATATGCAGATGTAGATATACGCACACTAGATCCCTGGcccatgtgtgtttgtggcaGACGGTGATGTCTGACTTTGGTACCAAAGAATCGGAATCTATTTAATATCCATCCCGAATAGAAAATCGTACACCTGATTCACCTAATTAACTCTGACTTGCGTTCCAACTCCTTGCAGACAAGCAGCAGGAGTTCGACTTGCCATCACTGCGCGTGGAGGATAACCCCGAGCTGGTGGCCGCCAACGCGGCCGCTGGCCAGCAGTCCGCTGGACAGTACGCGCGCTCCCGCTCGCCGCGCGGTCCGCCCATGTCGCAGATCAGCGGCGTGAAGAGGCCGCTGTCGCACACCAACAGCTTCACCGGCGAACGGCTGCCCACCTTCGGCGTGGAGACACCCAGGGAGAACGAGCTGGGCACCCTGCTCGGCGAACTGGACACCTGGGGTATTCAGATATTCAGCATCGGCGAGTTCAGCGTCAATCGACCGCTCACCTGTGTGGCATACACCATATTTCAGGTGCGCAGAACGAAAATCATAGCAAAAGCATCATTGTTTGAAAACTGTCTTCTTCTCTTTCTCATTTTCCGCCCCACAGAGTAGAGAATTACTGACCAGTCTTATGATACCACCGAAAACTTTTCTTAACTTTATGTCTACTCTGGAGGACCACTACGTCAAAGACAATCCGTTTCACAATTCGCTGCATGCCGCCGACGTGACCCAAAGCACCAACGTGCTACTCAACACACCGGCGCTGGAGGGCGTGTTCACGCCGCTCGAAGTGGGCGGGGCGCTGTTCGCCGCTTGCATCCACGATGTTGATCATCCCGGCTTAACCAATCAGTTCTTGGTTAACTCAAGTGCGTGTTACCTCAGTTCGATCGGATAATCTAATCTAATTATGCAACATATCTATTTGCCCGCAGGTTCCGAACTAGCATTAATGTACAATGACGAATCTGTTTTGGAAAATCATCATTTAGCTGTTGCctttaaattattacaaaatCAAGGATGTGATATATTCTGTAATATGCAAAAGTGAGTTCATCATAGTTAGCccaaatgcacacaaaacaTTGTACAAGCCACGTTCAATCTTTTCGAAAGGAAACAACGCCAAACATTGAGGAAAATGGTTATTGATATTGTGCTGTCCACGGACATGTCCAAGCACATGAGTCTGCTGGCCGACCTGAAGACAATGGTGGAAACCAAGAAGGTGGCCGGCTCCGGAGTACTGCTGCTGGACAACTACACCGATCGCATACAGGTGAGAGTTGTTGGTGGACTTGAAAGTGATCACTTGTGCTTACACTACTCCTCTTTTCGACTAGGTGCTTGAGAATCTGGTGCACTGCGCCGATCTGAGCAATCCCACCAAGCCGCTGCCGCTTTACAAGCGCTGGGTAGCCCTGCTCATGGAGGAGTTCTTCCTGCAGGGCGACAAGGAGCGCGAGTCGGGCATGGACATCAGTCCCATGTGCGATCGCCACAATGCCACCATCGAGAAGTCGCAGGTGGGCTTCATCGACTACATCGTCCACCCACTATGGGAGACCTGGGCGGACCTGGTGCACCCGGATGCCCAGGACATACTCGACACGCTTGAAGAGAACAGAGACTACTACCAGAGCATGATACCGCCTTCGCCGCCGCCATCGGGCGTCGATGAGAATCCGCAGGAGGACAGGATACGCTTTCAAGTGAGCCCCTCCTCCCCTCCCCTTCCCCCCCAGAAAGTAGAGAAATCAGTTACTGACATGGTTATATAGGCATTTGTGCTTTCAAAATCCATGTCAGTTCTGAATTCAAGTACCAAACGAAAGTCACACTCGCAATAACATTGATGCATTTCGTGCAACGAATAGGTAACCCTTGAGGAATCCGACCAGGAGAACCTCGCCGAGCTGGAGGAGGGCGACGAGAGTGGCGGCGAGAGCACCACCACAGGCACCACCGGaaccaccgccgcctccgcgCTAAGCGGGGCTGGGGGCGGTGGCGGCGCAGGCGGGGGAGTGGCACCAAGAACGGGTGGCTGCCAAAACCAACCGCAACACGGTGGAATGTGACGGAGAGTCGTGGGAATTTATCGCAAATTGCAGGAAAAGGCTCACAACTTTTTCCTATTACGTTAGTGACTACTATTAACacagaaaaccaaacaaaaacctaaaacgaaaaacaaaaaaaaaaacaaagaaaaactcttggaaaaaatgcaaaaaaaaaaaatacaaaaaaaaaccaaaaacccaagTAAGGAAATATTAAACCAATGTTTAAACGCATACAAAAATCCAAACAGCAATAGCAAAACTACCGTTAAACCTATAAAGTCTAGAGAAAATCGAAAAAGGAAATTAGAAATTTACTTAATGGAACCCGAGATTGATGTTGAAAATACAcggaaaaggaggaggaggcagaGCTAACTAAGATAAAATCGTAcatattgttaaaaaaaaaaacatagacACACTAAATTCAAGACAAAGCAAAGATAATGAGAAAAAATCGATAAGTTATAATAAGACGATACCGAAACTCCCGCCCCAAACCCAAAGAATCCCCAGTTCCCCTGccctttatatatatacaatttttgttgcatGTGTAGGTAAATGATTTTTGTCAAATTCATCTGAAGTAGTGCATCCATCAGAGGAAGCCCCCTAAGCTGAGTCTCCTCTTTTAATCCCTTGActaaagtgaaatatttaaaacagaGCATCAGGCGAACGAAAAGGAATAATTAATATGACCTAGCTTAAGAGaagttattaagtttttaatgttttgcaTGCCCAAACAGATTTATTTTACTTGATTGATAACGCTAGACCTAACCGATAAACGATAACAGCAACACATggagttttttttataatttagaCCACAGCGACAGAAGCGAAAGAAAATCAACCATGTAAAGTGTAAGAACCCAGTGAATTAAACCAAAATTGAAAGCCAACCGAGTTGAAACCAATTTAATtctaaatctaaatctaaatctaaatcCACAACCCAAAACCccaagcaacaaaaaagaaagaaagaaaagaaaggaacAGTCTACAGCCAGACTGTAGTTGTATAgtaatatatatgatataaatattttttttaatattatttgtaaataatttaaatgttggACTCGAATTTAAATCAAGCGGCTAGCAAATGTTGCATTGCAGCTaaactaaaatgaaaacaaagccaaaaacacacataaatagGGAGctaagtggaaaatgtggaaaaggaaaaactatTGTACAATTAGCTaaagaatttccatttcaattttcaatttgaattgcaatttgatttgcttcCAGAAGAGAATGAAAGGAGACAAGAGAACGTAGGGAGATAAACCGAAAATTAGTTTCAAACGCTGTCTTCGCAAATATTTTTCGCTATATATTACTTATACCATTATTTTACTAGTTACTAAGCTACTTACTGAGCCacacaaatttaaaacgaaaGAGACAAGACACCAGGACAAGAAAGAGACGGAGCTTTCATGAATTTAGTGAACAAACATAACACACACAATTTACAAAGCGaacaccacaaaaaaaaagactcTTCAAGCACAAAAGCAGTTTAGTTTTCCAACTGTaaaaccaaagcaaagcaaaataacAACACAAACGATATAATCCCAAAAAGTCATTGGCTATAATATGATTACTTAACCTAACCTATacaatatatagatatatcctatatgcatatgtaaaGTCACGATACTGGCGCTGGTGCGCGGATCGATCAATGTGGCAGGCCAAATTCTAAACGCGCATAATTTAACTATTGTTTACattatgttttattgttattaatttattacccaaaaacattattttttcagACCTAGTGctataaatttcttttttgtgttgAAGCGGGCAGGATCCGCGCATAAaatagtgttttttttttaattacaaatatatataaatatatatatatatatatataatatgatatgTGAATGAAATGTAATGAAATGAAGTGGAACCTTGATGGTctaaaaatatcattaaaagCGAGATGGAAAGTTGAAGAACAAGATACTTTATAGCAATTTAAGCAGCATTGTAAATGTGCGCTTCAGAACTACTTTTTTCGAAACTTAATCGACCTTCAGCAAATACAGCAAgatatattacctacatacaaacatatattattaattgaaCCATAGTtgcgacaaaaacaaaaatgacgGCAAGTCCATGGCAAActtaaacaaaaaccaaaagctactttaacaaattgagtgaaataaataaaagaaagaaaacaaacaaaaaaaaaacaaaaaacaaaaacaaaaaccatatgACTTTTTTCTCCTCTcacaaaataaaagcgaaaaacagaaaaataaactagtattgtattgtatttgtaACACGAATTTTCCTGCGAGTGAACTCTTTCCGCAGAACCATAAAGCCGGAAATGAAAACCTACAGAGAATCCGCAGCAAGCGCGGCACTGGTGCGTGTGTAGCTATAGCTATACGATTATGTAATTTACCAGAGTATTAACcgaacatttaaatttatatgcatatgcataccaacacacatatatagatatatactaGGAATATATGCAGTAACGGACATTTGATGTATACTCGAGTTTGAAACATAACCTAACCAGATgttgtatgtgtatgtgtaatTCGATGAACTTAAAGTCCAAGGCCACACGTGAAAATAACCCCAAGCAGGGCGCCCCATAAGAACAAGCAATTTATAGTGAAAAAGTCGAAAAGTATCTAAATGTAATTGTTAGAAAATGCCAAGTAAATCCGAAAGTTACCACAGAGTTAAAGAGGCATCTATCTATCCTATCACCCCGTCCCCCAAATTCCCAAATCCCCAAATCAATTTTTGACTGAAATTGAATCGTCTAGTAGAGGCACTCGATTCGTACTCCTTCCTCCCCTCCAATCCCCTCCCCTCCCCATACCATACCCCTTCTTCCCCAACTACTGTACTTTATCCGATTTTTCCTATCGACGTGCCGCCAATTATATCAGTGtatataaactatttaaaaatcaCGCATATATGCACACATAGAGTTTTGTAGCATCATATGTCATTGAGGATACCCACTAACACATATGTGGCGGGAAATAAgcaagtaaatatttacatatatgtgtgGGTAACGAGAGATCAGCATTTGTAGCACAGGTTGGCCAAATTTATTGGGAATAACGAGTAAAGTTGccgaagaaaaaccaaatgaaaactGTTTGTTGTGCTGTTAGCCGTAAATGAGAACTTTTTTTTGAGATAACTtaatacctatatatataaatatgtattacaatatatgtatctataaatatattaaaacaggcgacaaacaaattaaaccaaataccggaacaaaaaaaaaaacaaaatcgaaaaagaaaaagaaaaagaaaaagaagagagagaaaaaaataatacaagcGATATTGAAAATGGCACGTTTTGTACTATAATGAAATGAGAAAACACCAAAGAcgaatgcaaaacaaaaatgcaaacacaaaacaaaaaatatacaagaaatattcttaaaagAAATACCATAAATTGTGCGCTGGCGACGACGGTTGTTTGAAAGAGAGAAAGAAAGCAAAGGACATGCCGCTTGAAATGCCGATCGTTAGCGAGTCCTTTCGTCTCGCAAGTCGTCGGCATTTCAATCGAGCGGAGAATCGGGagatattatatacatatagaacACGTAACGCTGGCGTTACTGGGCAAACAGTtaggcatttttttttttttttggaaatttatacaattacatatacaaaaagctcacccacaacaacaaggacaacTACAGaagaaacaaacacacacatacatggcAACACTAACGAGTACACGGACAGCGATTTGCCGGATCAAAATTCTGGGGATTTCGATAAACGAACCGAGAAAGGAAACGGAAATTAGAACGCGGAAAGTTATCGGCAAGTTATTTACCACGGAAACTGATCGGGTGTACTATAGTACCAAATAGGGCTTACCCAGGCTGATTcacccaaaataataaatatatacatgtatgtagtAACGAgctggcttttgttgtttagttATGTATTGTTTCGGTTATGTTTTGCCTCTCTCAGAATTaccatatgcatatatatatatatatgtatattctatgtatatatatgtagttatGTATGTGAAAAGCGTAATCATTTATGAAACCAATGAAAATCTAACCTGAAAACAAAGAGAAAACCCCAAGTCAAATACATAATTGCATGCAAGAGTAAGtaatattaatgaaatctAAGAACAAAGGTCACTCCCTGGCTTTAAAAAAAGGCCGCATGGCAAATgataaatggtaaaaaaaaaatgagaaggTGGCATTATGAACAGATTTGAATGATTACGGAATACAgactaaaaatgaaaatgaaaaattaaaaaatccaaataaatgaaaagataatatttaaaaatattccagTTGCTTTATTTATGCGAGGGCGGTTCTAAAATTCGGAATTCTAGCCTTTTGAATGTTGTTGGGGAATATAGTTTACTAAGCTTTTTTTAGTTCATTTTTAAAGTTTAGCGCGGCCCAAAAGCATGCAATAGATTTGCTGCAGCGCAAAAGTATGCTGCAAATTGAGCAGCGAAAATCATACTCCCAGCGACAGGTGGCGCTTTATGCGTGGTTGTGTAgaatgtatgtataaatttatacTTTCTACTTTAAAAAACAGTCACAGCAAACGgtcttcattttttgtttagttttaacAAACAGCAATCTTTTGCAATCTTGCCATTTCTCTTacttaaatacaatttaaaatcatgTATTATATAATTATGGAATTTATGCCAAACCATGCTTGTTGCGTTGGTTCGTTTAGTGCCCACATTTGCCACTTGCAATGCAACCCTTGATCTCACGTTGCCGCCTGACTTTGACAGACAACACTGTCAATTTCCTCTTGCCATAATTTTTGGCACTTTATGTGCTAGCAGATAAGACATGCACACTCCATAAGTATGCATCCCCGATCTTTTTTGGGTTTCTTCACTTCTGCgttttcttgatttttggGCTGCTCTTTCAAGTGTTTAGCGTTAATCGCTTCCTCTGACCTCCGCCTATTGATATGCGTTAGTGCTTGTCGGCCGGAACGTTTATcctttttttcccattttttttctaaaaatgtttcaCGTCGCTTTTGCCACTTCACTGGAGGATCTCCATGTCCCTTTACCCCCGCCTCTTGCACAAATCTCTTCAATACCAGGGCCATCCG
This Drosophila simulans strain w501 chromosome X, Prin_Dsim_3.1, whole genome shotgun sequence DNA region includes the following protein-coding sequences:
- the LOC6725013 gene encoding cAMP-specific 3',5'-cyclic phosphodiesterase isoform X10, with translation MVCSFCCCCYNFRNSPSSFDVENGQGARSPLEGGSPSAGLVLQNLPQRRESFLYRSDSDFEMSPKSMSRNSSIASERFKEQEASILVDRSHGEDLIVTPFAQILASLRSVRNNLLSLTNVPASNKSRRPNQSSSASRSGNPPGAPLSQGEEAYTRLATDTIEELDWCLDQLETIQTHRSVSDMASLKFKRMLNKELSHFSESSRSGNQISEYICSTFLDKQQEFDLPSLRVEDNPELVAANAAAGQQSAGQYARSRSPRGPPMSQISGVKRPLSHTNSFTGERLPTFGVETPRENELGTLLGELDTWGIQIFSIGEFSVNRPLTCVAYTIFQSRELLTSLMIPPKTFLNFMSTLEDHYVKDNPFHNSLHAADVTQSTNVLLNTPALEGVFTPLEVGGALFAACIHDVDHPGLTNQFLVNSSSELALMYNDESVLENHHLAVAFKLLQNQGCDIFCNMQKKQRQTLRKMVIDIVLSTDMSKHMSLLADLKTMVETKKVAGSGVLLLDNYTDRIQVLENLVHCADLSNPTKPLPLYKRWVALLMEEFFLQGDKERESGMDISPMCDRHNATIEKSQVGFIDYIVHPLWETWADLVHPDAQDILDTLEENRDYYQSMIPPSPPPSGVDENPQEDRIRFQVTLEESDQENLAELEEGDESGGESTTTGTTGTTAASALSGAGGGGGAGGGVAPRTGGCQNQPQHGGM
- the LOC6725013 gene encoding cAMP-specific 3',5'-cyclic phosphodiesterase isoform X12 codes for the protein MLNKNSASSQSLPRVHSFFNMIPSIMQDDLALTILNDRDNMFSIKSQRSHGEDLIVTPFAQILASLRSVRNNLLSLTNVPASNKRPNQSSSASRSGNPPGAPLSQGEEAYTRLATDTIEELDWCLDQLETIQTHRSVSDMASLKFKRMLNKELSHFSESSRSGNQISEYICSTFLDKQQEFDLPSLRVEDNPELVAANAAAGQQSAGQYARSRSPRGPPMSQISGVKRPLSHTNSFTGERLPTFGVETPRENELGTLLGELDTWGIQIFSIGEFSVNRPLTCVAYTIFQSRELLTSLMIPPKTFLNFMSTLEDHYVKDNPFHNSLHAADVTQSTNVLLNTPALEGVFTPLEVGGALFAACIHDVDHPGLTNQFLVNSSSELALMYNDESVLENHHLAVAFKLLQNQGCDIFCNMQKKQRQTLRKMVIDIVLSTDMSKHMSLLADLKTMVETKKVAGSGVLLLDNYTDRIQVLENLVHCADLSNPTKPLPLYKRWVALLMEEFFLQGDKERESGMDISPMCDRHNATIEKSQVGFIDYIVHPLWETWADLVHPDAQDILDTLEENRDYYQSMIPPSPPPSGVDENPQEDRIRFQVTLEESDQENLAELEEGDESGGESTTTGTTGTTAASALSGAGGGGGAGGGVAPRTGGCQNQPQHGGM
- the LOC6725013 gene encoding cAMP-specific 3',5'-cyclic phosphodiesterase isoform X11 produces the protein MLNKNSASSQSLPRVHSFFNMIPSIMQDDLALTILNDRDNMFSIKSQRSHGEDLIVTPFAQILASLRSVRNNLLSLTNVPASNKSRRPNQSSSASRSGNPPGAPLSQGEEAYTRLATDTIEELDWCLDQLETIQTHRSVSDMASLKFKRMLNKELSHFSESSRSGNQISEYICSTFLDKQQEFDLPSLRVEDNPELVAANAAAGQQSAGQYARSRSPRGPPMSQISGVKRPLSHTNSFTGERLPTFGVETPRENELGTLLGELDTWGIQIFSIGEFSVNRPLTCVAYTIFQSRELLTSLMIPPKTFLNFMSTLEDHYVKDNPFHNSLHAADVTQSTNVLLNTPALEGVFTPLEVGGALFAACIHDVDHPGLTNQFLVNSSSELALMYNDESVLENHHLAVAFKLLQNQGCDIFCNMQKKQRQTLRKMVIDIVLSTDMSKHMSLLADLKTMVETKKVAGSGVLLLDNYTDRIQVLENLVHCADLSNPTKPLPLYKRWVALLMEEFFLQGDKERESGMDISPMCDRHNATIEKSQVGFIDYIVHPLWETWADLVHPDAQDILDTLEENRDYYQSMIPPSPPPSGVDENPQEDRIRFQVTLEESDQENLAELEEGDESGGESTTTGTTGTTAASALSGAGGGGGAGGGVAPRTGGCQNQPQHGGM